CCATCGCGGCGAGACCATAGCCTTTGTGCCCGCCCGTTTCTCTCTCGGAGCCAAGCGGCAATTGCGCGCCCCCATTGCTCATGTCCTGTGGGTTGGTGGTGTCGCGACCGTTTTTATCGATGATCCAGCCCCTGGGCACTTCTGTTTTCGTTCGTAGCGCGATTTCGATTTTGCCGTAAGCGACGGCACTGGTGGCCATGTCGATGACGATCGGTGGCTCTTTGTAGCCTGGGAACGCGATGGCAATGGGATTCGTGCCCAGCATTCTTTCCGCCCCCCACAGCGGTGCGACCAGCTTCGTGGAATTGGTCATGGCCCAGCCGATGAGATCTCTTTCGAGAGCTTTCAAAGGATAGTAGCCCGCGATTCCGAAATGGTTGCTATTGCAGACACTCACCCAACCTGAGCCGTAAGTCGCGGCTTTCTCCATAGCGATCTCATTCGCCTTGGGTCCCACTACGAGGCCCAACCCATTATCGCCATCGACAGTTGCCACGCTGGCGTTTTCCCGGACCATTTTGATATTGGGCTTGGGGTTGATCCGGCCCAACTCCAGCATATCAAAATAAATATGCAGCCTCGCCACACCGTGGGAGTCGATGCCTCTCAAATCGGACTTGGCCAAAACATCTGCGGCTTGGCGGGCGTCCGCTTCGGAGATGCCGCAATGCATGAAAACCTTGGCTGAGAAGTCTTTGAGGTAGTCCGCGGGGAAAAGGTATGATTCTCTCTCGTCGGTCATGACTTTTTACTCGCGACTAATTGAACGCGCTCTTGTAACACGCGGTGTCGCTGGCTTTCTGCGTGTCCTCCGCCTTGCCGGAGGTGCCGTCGGCGAGACCAAAATGTTTGGCGCGCAAGTTGATGGCCTTCCGAAACTCGGCATGGCCGTCCGTGAACACAAAATTCCCGCCTTGCGCGTGGACCATGCTGTACCAGTCCACTCCGGGTTTCAGATTGACGTGCCAATAGGTGTACTGTCCCTGGCAAAGTCCGAAGTCGTTGCCCACCGCCGGACGCAACGCCGTGTAACTGACGAGGCGGATGGTTTCCTGAATGAAAATGACCTCACTCGGTTTGGAAACCTGTGCCAGGCTCAATTCCATGACGACGGCGTTGGGCAGATAACTCGTGGCGCTGGCGGCCGTGGCATCGCTGCCATCGCCCGGCTTCTTCGCGCTCGGACAGGCGTAAATTTTTGAGCTGGGCGTTTTCTGCGAGCTTTGCAGGTAAGGCGTGATGGCGTAGAGACAATTATTCTCCCAACCACCCGCATTGGGATTCATGAAGTCGGGAACTTGCGAGGCCCGGGGCGGCATTTTGCGATGGTCGCCTTCATACAGCACCAGCGCGATGCCGATCTGCCGCATGTTGTTCATGCACTTGGTGCGCTGGGCCTTCTCCTTCGCCTTGGCCAACGCCGGTAAAAGCAGCGCGGCGAGAATGGCGATGATGGCAATGACCACCAACAGTTCAATCAGCGTGAACGCGATAACTTTCCGCTTAGGCATGGAGCAATGATGCGCCACAAACCCAATCAAGTCCAACCGCTTCTCAGCCTTGCCTTGGCCTGACGCTTTCGCGAACGGAGTCGCCGATTCCTTCCGCGTTGATTCTTTCTGGGTCACCGACTAAACTGGGCCCATGGGCACGCTTTGCACGGCGAAAACCTCGACATCCCACGCAGCCAGAATGCGTGCAAATTGAAGCGCGAACACAATTTCAATCGATTATGCGTCCGAACGAAACTGTGGAGGTGACCAGGTTGTCGAACCGTGAGTTTCTGGAACGTTACGCGGCACCAGGTCGCGTGGGACTATCCGGCGGGATCACGTTGGTGGACCGGGCCATCAGCCGCGCGGAACGGCATCTGGATGAGCAGGGGCGCTGGAGCTACTGGTCGCACGCGTTCCTGTTCCAAGGTGAACGCCACGACGGTCATCATTGGGTCATTGAATCGGACCTGCACGTGGCCCGGAAACACATCCGGCTGGGCGTGCAGGAGAATCGCATCGCCAAGTATTTTGATGAGGAGATGTACACGACGCTGGCGGTGCTGGACTTCGGTTTGGCGGAAGCTCAGGTGGCCGGCTTGTTGCGCGAAGGTCTGGAACTGGTCGCCACGCGCGCACGTTATTCGTTGCGGGAATTGCTGGGAACGTTGATGGCATTGCGGAAACCTGATTTGCGCACGCAGGACAATGTGCTGGCGCGCGAGTGCTCGTTTTATTGCTCCGCCTTTGTCGAGCATCTCTTCCGCAAGTCCGGCATTGACCTCACACCCAGTCGCTCGGTGAAGAACACGACGCCGGAAGATATTTCGCGCACGCCCGTGCCGCACACCACTTATCTGCTGAAACGACGAGTCGCCACCAGCAAGTTGTCCGAGCTGGCAGATCGTGTGCGAAACAAAGTGCGGTCGAAAATCAAATCATGACCCCGGAGCATCAACGGCTGCACGAACCATCGAAAGAGCATGTTGTCCCGTGGAAGAAGTGGGGGCCGTATGTGGCCGAGCGGGCGTGGGGCACGGTGCGGGAGGATTACAGCGCGGAAGGTGAGGCGTGGGATTACTTTCCGCACGACCTGGCGCGCTCCAAAGCCTATCGCTGGGGAGAGGATGGGTTGGCGGCGATTTGCGACCGCTACCAAATCCTGGTCTTCGCGGTGGCGTTGTGGAACGGACGCGATCCGATCCTGAAGGAAAGGTTGTTTGGCTTGGTGCCGACGGAGGGGAATCACGGCGAGGACGTGAAGGAATATTATTTTTATCTCGATTCGACGCCCACGCATTCCTACCTGAAGTATCTCTACAAGTATCCGCAGACGGAATTTCCCTACAGCAAACTCATCGAAGAAAACCGCAAGCGTTTGAGCAATGAACCGGAATATGAGCTGCTCGACACGGGTATTTTCGACGACAACCGCTACTTCGATATTTTCGTGGAGTACGCCAAGGCTGCGCCGGAGGATATTTGCATCCGCATCGAGGTGTTTAATCGCGGACCGGAGCCGGCGCCGATTCACGTCCTGCCGCATCTGTGGTTTCGCAACCGCTGGGCGTGGGGAAAAGAGGCCAGACCAGAGCCGCGCATTTCGCTCGGCAGAAAAAGCCAAAGCCATCTGGTGCTGATTGCAGACGACACCTGTTGCCACTCGCTCAAGAAGATTCCTTACGACTACCGGCTGGGTCGGCGTCACCTCTACGCCGATCCGGGTGCGCAACCGCTGTTTACCAACAATGAAACCAACTGCGAACGGGTATTTGATCCGGCGGCTAGAAGCCGCAGCCCGTTTGTAAAGGACGCGTTTCATCGTCACATCATCGAAGGCGCGGACTGCGTCAACCCGGAACAGTTCGGCACCAAGGCCTGTCTGCACTACGTCGGCCAGATTGTTCCTGCGGGCGGCTCAGTCGTGTTCCGCTTGCGCCTGACCGACGAATCGTTGAGCAAGCCGCTCGCGGAAATTGATAAGATCATCGCTACGCGCCGCGCCGAAGCCGACGAGTTTTACGCAACGATTCATCCGGCGAGCGCCACTGAGGATGAGCGGCGCATCCAACGCCAGGCTCTGGCCGGTCTGCTCTGGAGCAAACAGATTTATCTGTTCGACGTGGCGGAATGGTTGGATGGGGACTTTCCGGATTGGCCGCCGCCGGAATCACGAAAGAGCATCCGCAACGTCCACTGGAGACATTTGAATTCCAAACGCATCCTTTCGATGCCCGACAAATGGGAGTATCCGTGGTTTGCCGCGTGGGATCTGGCGTTCCAGGCCGTGCCGCTGACGCTGGTTGATCCGGAGTTTGCCAAGCAACAACTCTGGCTGCTATTGTTTGAACAATTCCAACATCCCAATGGACAGCTTCCGGCTTACGAATGGGAATTCTCCGATATGAACCCGCCGGTTCATGCTTGGGCCATCTGGCGCGTCTATAACATGGATCGCATCCGCTCCGGCAAGGCCGACCGCGCGTTCCTGGAAAAGTGTTTCCACAAATTGCTCATCAATTTCACTTGGTGGGTGAACAAGGTGGACAGCGACGGCAACAATGTTTTTGAAGGTGGTTTCCTCGGCCTCGACAACATCACGGTGGTGGACCGCAGCAAGAAAATGCCCGACGGCGCCGTGCTGCAGCAGTCCGACGGCAGCGGTTGGATGGGAATGTTTTGGCTGAACATGATGCGCATCGCGCTGGAACTGGCCAAGGAGAACAAGGCTTATGAAGGACTGGCCACGAAGTTCTTCGAGCACTACGTGTATATCGGCGCGGCGATGAAGAATATGGGGCGTCGTGGTTACGAACTTTGGGACGAACAGGACGGATTCTTCTACGACGTGTTGAGTTATGCCGACGGGAGCTTTCAGAAATTCCGCGTCCGTTCGCTGGTGGGATTGATCCCGATGTTTGCCGTCGAACGGCTCGAAGAGGATTGGCTGGAGCCGTTTCCGGAATTCCGCGCCAACATGCATTGGTTTTTGAAAAACCGGCAGGACCTGGTCGAGAAGTGCGTGACCACGCTGGAACATGACGGAAAAAAAGTCCACGTACTGGCCATCATGAACCCGGAGCAGATGCAGCGGTTGCTGCGCGTGATCTGGAGTCCGAAAGAATTCCGTTCGGACTTCGGTCTCCGCAGTCTAAGCAAATACCACGAAGCGCATCCGTATCAGTTTGATTCGAACGAAATCCGTTACGAACCGGCGGAGTCGGTGGCGCGGCTCAAAGGCGGCAACTCCAACTGGCGCGGGCCAATCTGGTTTCCCACCACGTTCATGATGATCGAGTCGTTGCGGAAACTTCGCAAAGCCTACGGCGGCGCGTTTGCCATAGGCGGCTGCGCCTCTGTAGAAGACTGTGTGAACCTGGAGGAAATGGCGGACGGTTTTGCGAACAACCTCATCCGTCTGTTCACGCGCAACGAACGAAACAAGCGGCCCATTTACGGTGCGGCACAAAAGTTTCAAAGCGATCCGCACTGGCGCGATTACATTTTGTTCCATGAATATTTTCATGGCGACACCGGGCAGGGGTTGGGCGCGTCACACCAGACTGGTTGGACGGCGCTGGTGGCGTCATTGATTGACGAGTGGCGGAAATAGCGGCGTTACCAGAATAAATGTCCGAATAAACCTTTGCAGGACCCCGATCCGACCTTCGGCCACACTCGGCATGAACCTTGTAGCAGCGGCCGTGAGTCCGCTCCATCTGAATTCGATGAAAGTCAGAGCCGACTCACGGCGGCTGCTACAGTTCAGCTGTTCAAAGCGCAGAAATCTTTTTCGGAGAATTCTCTTTCCAGCCGATCCGGGGAGGAGGTGAGGGGCAATTCGGAAATTAATTTTGGAAAACAGTATTGAACCGGAATCGTCCTCCCTCAGCACTACGGCTTAATATGAGCAGTGCTCCTGCATCCAAAGCACGTCGGGATTGTTCTTGCTCGGCACATTCAGTGGCAGCCCGGTGCGAATGGGAGGAAAGGTTCGAGAGTCGCGCCATTTGTGGATCTCCGAGTGACCGTCCGCGAAAGAAAAGCCAGCCGCGTGGTTATGATAGCTGGCGGGGTAATCGACAATTTTCGTGGTCGCGGGATTATTAGGGTAGCCATCCATCTCAGTAACGAAGTAGGCGTCGTTGATGCTATCCTGGCGTTCGTCCAAAAGTACGAACGTCATGGAAGGTCCGGGATGGATCATTTGGCTGAGCTTCCGATAAACAACCGAGTTCGGCGAATTCAAACCCCAGCCGCCTTTGTAAGCGTTCTGGGGCGAGTCGCCATTGCCGCCCACCCAGTTGCTCATGCTGACGCTGCGGACGCGGGGCACGCGCTGGTTCAGATTGTTGATGCCAAAAGCGGTGTCTGCCGGACAGCGCCAGATGTTGATCGAGCTGCCGACGTACGGGGCCAGCAAGCTCTTGCGGACTGTGGTATCAACATTCCAATTGTCGGATGCCCTCGGATTGGAATCATCAAGGTAGCCCACCACCCAGACATAAGGTGTGGTTGTCGAGTATGCGAAAGGCAGGGTGTCCTGGTTGTCGTCCGCATACAGGCGCCACGCCAGCGTCAACTGCTTCGTGTTATTCATACACATGACGGCGTGGGCTTTTTGTTTCGCCTTGGCCAATGCCGGCAGCAACAAGCCCGCAAGTATGGCGATG
The sequence above is drawn from the Verrucomicrobiota bacterium genome and encodes:
- a CDS encoding Ldh family oxidoreductase, whose translation is MTDERESYLFPADYLKDFSAKVFMHCGISEADARQAADVLAKSDLRGIDSHGVARLHIYFDMLELGRINPKPNIKMVRENASVATVDGDNGLGLVVGPKANEIAMEKAATYGSGWVSVCNSNHFGIAGYYPLKALERDLIGWAMTNSTKLVAPLWGAERMLGTNPIAIAFPGYKEPPIVIDMATSAVAYGKIEIALRTKTEVPRGWIIDKNGRDTTNPQDMSNGGAQLPLGSERETGGHKGYGLAAMVDILCSVLSGANWGPFATPFTQRQEIPARSVGKGIGHFFGAMQIDGFIDKDEFKKQIDDWIHVFRNTKPAPGTNGPLIPGDPEREAEGIRSKEGIPLIKSVVDDLLDISRRTGIPLDVKSQNP
- a CDS encoding DUF1559 domain-containing protein; this encodes MPKRKVIAFTLIELLVVIAIIAILAALLLPALAKAKEKAQRTKCMNNMRQIGIALVLYEGDHRKMPPRASQVPDFMNPNAGGWENNCLYAITPYLQSSQKTPSSKIYACPSAKKPGDGSDATAASATSYLPNAVVMELSLAQVSKPSEVIFIQETIRLVSYTALRPAVGNDFGLCQGQYTYWHVNLKPGVDWYSMVHAQGGNFVFTDGHAEFRKAINLRAKHFGLADGTSGKAEDTQKASDTACYKSAFN
- a CDS encoding glucosidase, with the protein product MTPEHQRLHEPSKEHVVPWKKWGPYVAERAWGTVREDYSAEGEAWDYFPHDLARSKAYRWGEDGLAAICDRYQILVFAVALWNGRDPILKERLFGLVPTEGNHGEDVKEYYFYLDSTPTHSYLKYLYKYPQTEFPYSKLIEENRKRLSNEPEYELLDTGIFDDNRYFDIFVEYAKAAPEDICIRIEVFNRGPEPAPIHVLPHLWFRNRWAWGKEARPEPRISLGRKSQSHLVLIADDTCCHSLKKIPYDYRLGRRHLYADPGAQPLFTNNETNCERVFDPAARSRSPFVKDAFHRHIIEGADCVNPEQFGTKACLHYVGQIVPAGGSVVFRLRLTDESLSKPLAEIDKIIATRRAEADEFYATIHPASATEDERRIQRQALAGLLWSKQIYLFDVAEWLDGDFPDWPPPESRKSIRNVHWRHLNSKRILSMPDKWEYPWFAAWDLAFQAVPLTLVDPEFAKQQLWLLLFEQFQHPNGQLPAYEWEFSDMNPPVHAWAIWRVYNMDRIRSGKADRAFLEKCFHKLLINFTWWVNKVDSDGNNVFEGGFLGLDNITVVDRSKKMPDGAVLQQSDGSGWMGMFWLNMMRIALELAKENKAYEGLATKFFEHYVYIGAAMKNMGRRGYELWDEQDGFFYDVLSYADGSFQKFRVRSLVGLIPMFAVERLEEDWLEPFPEFRANMHWFLKNRQDLVEKCVTTLEHDGKKVHVLAIMNPEQMQRLLRVIWSPKEFRSDFGLRSLSKYHEAHPYQFDSNEIRYEPAESVARLKGGNSNWRGPIWFPTTFMMIESLRKLRKAYGGAFAIGGCASVEDCVNLEEMADGFANNLIRLFTRNERNKRPIYGAAQKFQSDPHWRDYILFHEYFHGDTGQGLGASHQTGWTALVASLIDEWRK
- a CDS encoding type II secretion system protein; protein product: MVPPSLRRHQPSSYRTVKLRKNQPARGGFTLIELLVVIAIIAILAGLLLPALAKAKQKAHAVMCMNNTKQLTLAWRLYADDNQDTLPFAYSTTTPYVWVVGYLDDSNPRASDNWNVDTTVRKSLLAPYVGSSINIWRCPADTAFGINNLNQRVPRVRSVSMSNWVGGNGDSPQNAYKGGWGLNSPNSVVYRKLSQMIHPGPSMTFVLLDERQDSINDAYFVTEMDGYPNNPATTKIVDYPASYHNHAAGFSFADGHSEIHKWRDSRTFPPIRTGLPLNVPSKNNPDVLWMQEHCSY